A portion of the Terriglobales bacterium genome contains these proteins:
- a CDS encoding NUDIX hydrolase, with amino-acid sequence MGKRKKVRVLSSKTVFRGPVFSVTLDEVIEPNGVRARRDTVRHPGSVVVLVVDDTRKTPRVLLLRQYRYPAEASLWELPAGRIDRGERELAAAQRELMEETGFRAKHWKHLFMFYSSPGFLDETMAIYRASGLRAGEAAPEDDEVIAKRFFTLPQAVGMIASGRVRDGKTIAALLWLDRQQRR; translated from the coding sequence ATGGGCAAAAGGAAAAAAGTGCGGGTGCTTTCCTCTAAGACAGTCTTTCGCGGGCCGGTGTTCTCGGTCACGCTGGATGAGGTCATAGAACCGAACGGCGTCCGGGCGCGCCGCGACACGGTCCGCCATCCGGGCTCGGTGGTGGTCCTGGTGGTGGACGATACGAGGAAGACGCCGCGGGTGCTGCTGTTGCGGCAGTACCGCTACCCTGCGGAGGCCAGCCTATGGGAGCTACCCGCCGGACGCATCGACCGCGGCGAGCGCGAACTGGCGGCGGCCCAGCGCGAGCTCATGGAAGAGACCGGCTTCCGGGCCAAACACTGGAAGCACTTGTTCATGTTCTATTCGTCGCCCGGCTTCCTCGACGAGACCATGGCCATCTACCGAGCGAGTGGGTTGCGTGCGGGCGAAGCCGCGCCCGAGGACGACGAAGTCATCGCCAAGCGCTTCTTCACCCTTCCCCAGGCGGTGGGCATGATCGCCTCCGGGCGGGTGCGCGACGGCAAGACCATCGCCGCGCTGCTGTGGCTGGACCGGCAGCAGCGCCGCTGA